Below is a genomic region from Apium graveolens cultivar Ventura unplaced genomic scaffold, ASM990537v1 ctg75, whole genome shotgun sequence.
GTGCCAGGAGCACGCAGATGCCGAGGCACGCCATGAGGCGCGTGCTGCCACCACAATCAACGCGACGGCATCTCCACAAGCATTTCTAAAGCCCGGGCTTTGGCCGTCGTGCCAATCCGCACAGGTCCACACCCCGAGCCGATCGGCGGACCGGCTTGACACCGTTCCACATCCGACCGGGGTGCATCGCCGATCCCCATCCGCTTCCCTCCCGACAATTTCAAGCACTCTTTGACTCTCTTTTCAAAGTCCTTTTCATCTTTCCCTCGCGGTACTTGTTTGCTATCGGTCTCTCGCCTGTATTTAGCCTTGGACGGAATTTACCGCCCGATTGGGGCTGCATTCCCAAACAACCCGACTCGTAGACAGCGCCTCGTGGTGCAACAGGGTCCGGGCACGACGGGGCTCTCACCCTCTCTGGCGACCCCTTCCAGGGGACTTGGGCCCGGTCCGTCGCTGAACACGCTTCTCCAGACTACAATTCGGACGGCAGAGCCGCCCAATTTTCAAGCTGGGCTATTCCCGGTTCGCTCGCCGTTACTAGGGGAATCCTTGTAAGTTTCTTTTCCTCCGCTTATTGATATGCTTAAACTCAGCGGGTAGTCCCGCCTGACCTGGGGTCACAGTTAAGGCGAACAAATTGTGTAGCGCCTCAGGGTCCTCGAGCTCCTTAGATGACACAATTACGTGCGACAAAACAAGAGGGCCTTTTACAACCACCGATGTCACGACGTCCGTTCGCCGGAGACTCGCTTTTGCGCCAACCGCACAACACGGCACGGGAGGCCAATTTCCGCCCAAAAACCAACACCCCTCATCAAGGAGTGAGTGTTTGAGGGCAAGCAAATGTGTGACACCCAGGCAGACGTGCCCTCGGCCTATTGGCTTCGGGCGCAACTTGCGTTCAAAGACTCGATGGTTCACGGGATTCTGCAATTCACACCAAGTATCGCATTTCGCTACGTTCTTCATCGATGCGAGAGCCGAGATATCCGTTGTCGAGAGTCGTTGTGTTTTGGAATGACGCCGCCGCCCCTAACGGGTTGCGAACGTACAATTCAATTTTAAGTTCCTTGGCGCATTCCGCGCCCGGATGATTCGTAGGCCGGTGGCCACCAAAGAGGGGCCACCTACCAAAGGTTTGCAAACGGCGGACCAAAGCCCACCGACGCTTGCCCAATGTGTTTACGTGTTAGCGGGTCATTCTGCTATCGCAGGATTCGACAATGATCCTTCCGCAGGTTCACCTACGGAAACCTTGTTACGACTTCTCCTTCCTCTAAATGATAAGGTTCAGTGGACTTCTTTCGACGTCGCGAGCAGCAAACCGCACACGTCGCCGCAATCCGAACACTTCACCGGACCATTCAATCGGTAGGAGCGACGGGCGGTGTGTACAAAGGGCAGGGACGTAGTCAACGCGAGCTGATGACTCGCGCTTACTAGGAATTCCTCGTTTAAGACCAACAATTGCAATGATCTATCCCCATCACGATGAAATTTCAAAGATTTCCCGGGCCTGTCGGCCAAGGCTATAGACTCGTTGAATACATCAGTGTAGCGCGCGTGCGGCCCAGAACATCTAAGGGCATCACAGACCTGTTATTGCCTCAAACTTCCGTGGCCTAAAAGGCCATAGTCCCTCTAAGAAGCTGGCCGTGAAGGTGTACCTCCACATAGCTAGTTAGCAGGCTGAGGTCTCGTTCGTTAACGGAATTAACCAGACAAATCGCTCCACCAACTAAGAACGGCCATGCACCACCACCCATAGAATCAAGAAAGAGCTCTCAGTCTGTCAATCCTTACTATGTCTGGACCTGGTAAGTTTCCCCGTGTTGAGTCAAATTAAGCCGCAGGCTCCACTCCTGGTGGTGCCCTTCCGTCAATTCCTTTAAGTTTCAGCCTTGCGACCATACTCCCCCCGGAACCCAAAAACTTTGATTTCTCATAAGGTGCCAGTGGAGTCCTAAAAGCAACATCCACTGATCCCTGGTCGGCATCGTTTATGGTTGAGACTAGGACGGTATCTGATCGTCTTCGAGCCCCCAACTTTCGTTCTTGATTAATGAAAACATCCTTGGCAAATGCTTTCGCAGTTGTTCGTCTTTCATAAATCCAAGAATTTCACCTCTGACTATGAAATACGAATGCCCCCGACTGTCCCTGTTAATCATTACTCCGATCCCGAAGGCCAACGTAATAGGACCGAAATCCTATGATGTTATCCCATGCTAATGTATACAGAGCGTAGGCTTGCTTTGAGCACTCTAATTTCTTCAAAGTAACAGCGCCGGAGGCACGACCCGGCCAATTAAGGACAGGAGCGCATCGCCGGCAGAAGGGACGAGACGACCGGTGCACACCAAAAGGCGGACCGGCCGACCCAACCCAAAGTCCAACTACGagctttttttttttttttgctaaattaagTATATATCAACAAAAAAGAAACAGAAGGGATCAACCCAATGCTCTATGACAGGCCATAGAGAGACTATCTATAACCAATCTAAAACAAAGATTGGAGATAGAAAGCAAAAGGAGAACAAAATAAACAGCCCTACTACAATCTAGTACAATGAACTAAATCAGGTCTACTATCTATGATTTTAGAAAACCAAGTCGAGCTGACAAGCCTAGCAACAAAATCCTTCTTAATGCCTTGAAGTAGCTTTTTCGGACCAAAAATGCCCATTCCATGCGCCCTCGCGTTACGCTCTCTCCATATATGGTAACAGAAAATCTGAGCAACACAGAGTGCCAAAATGCTCTTGGTTGTGTCCTGAAGTTCGATAAGATAGCGAATAAAATTATTCCAAGATTCCCCCTGAATGATGATGTGAAAAGAAGACATGAGGCTTCGAAGCACCCAATTACTGTACGAGCACTGCAACAAAATGTGAGTTTCTGTTTCTCGGCCACAAATACACAGAAAACACTGTTGGGTTTCCACCAAACCAAATCGGTGAAGACGAGCCAAGGTATGAAGCCTTCCGTGGCAAGCAATCCACTGATGGTGTGCATACCTATTCACTCGAAGTTTATGCCAAACGCCCTGATACCAAGGAACTCTTTCTGCTCTAAAGCGAATAGAATCCCATATGTGCCATGTTTTTATTCTCTTGATATCAATATCATTCCAAAGAAGTAAGTCTGGTCCTGAATGCAACGATGGGTACTCAAAGTTTTCCAGCCAAGACAATAGCAGAGGATCAAGATGGTGGCTTCGGGAATTGGCTGTGGGAAGAGACCAAGCCCCGTTGCGAATAAGAACATCAAGAGTGTCTCTATGATGCAAACCACTCTGAGTAATGATAGGCGAAGACACCGAGGAAGCTAGACAAGAGTGATGCCACCAAGGATCAAACCATATCGAAATAGACTCACCATTTCCAATTTTGTAAGACAGAAAATTCATGGCTAAGGGACGCAACTTTAACACTTTTCTCCAAATCCAAGAGCAATCCGAAGGAATTTTAGTTACCCAGAAATGCTTACCTTTGAGCACTATTTTGTTTACCCATGCAGCCCAAAGGGTGTTAGACTTGGTGACTACCTTCAAAAGATGGCCAATAATCTGAGATGTATTCCATTCGCACATATTCTTCAGACCAAGACCTCCTTCCTCTCGGGGAAGACATGCCGTTTGCCAGGAGAGCTTAACACCTCCTTTATGGTTTATATTGCCTCGCCATAAAAACCTTGTAAGGAGGGACTATATGTTTGCATGAACAGTGGTTGGTAAAAGAAAGTGATTACAACAGAAAGCTTCAAGAGACAGAATAACTGATTTGATAAGCAGGGTTCTCCCAGCCAGAGATAAAAGCAACGAAGTCCACGAGTTCAATTTACTCGTTATTCTGTTGATAAGTGGCATACAATCATTAACACAAAGTTATGTTGTGATTAAAGGAACTCCAAGGAAGCGAACTGGTAACCTGCCTCGAGGAATTAACAGGGTATCGAACCAAGTTGTAAAGTTGCTGTCACAGTTGCACAAGTAGCTATTGCTTTTGTTGATACTTGGGTTTAGACCACTCCATGCTGAGAATTTTCTGATGGAGTTCATTATATGCATAACTGACTCCTGAGAACCATGgctaatgtaataaccccaatttttgagaaattttgaaacccttatgaatagtgtttttgctgaacgagaaaacttttcatgccacgctatgtaggggttctgttattgatcttatgggatattattagtactctatgtggtatataagtgtatgtaaagatcgtcagaatccaattccgaacactttgatttttcccggaaatccacaagatacggagagaattgagtataaggtaacaggataaaaaggatttaaattaaaggattataggagaggatcataaaaggaatacaatatattgagaaaggttaagggaacctaagtaataagatcccgggtatgatccctcaaacgataaacgaaaacaaaagttaagcgaaccgtataagagatcagcggtcattaggcaaacgattaggaagttaatcaaagggattagtgggaatgatgtcatccaaccaatagaaagaggacaaggaggggaggattacatcatgaggatgacataggcatggcaaaaaaggaaggagatgtggtgactttttaaccacacaaaatcaagggcaactaggtaatttactaaatcaaacacaaaaatcaagccaaccaagccaagcaaaatcattttcatcaaaatcaaaaagaaaccaaggcatggttcatcatgctctcggcttttactattgcaaatgggcaagaatttcaaaactcaagatccaagcctcctaaattggtaagataattccctaatcatcttcatgcttagttaggactatatcatgagtttaagccattaattccttctcaatcttcttcatttaatcaaagaagaagactatgaatagtgttttcaagtttttaacttgaagtttttcttgtttatcttgaagatccaagcattcttaagacttctcaaagcttcttaaggcttcctagctcctcccaccacttcaaggaaggtataccatctccaaaccctagattcctatataatataagatgattttgattagtagggtgctatggtagcttgttgttgtgattagagtttgggatttgaaatggtagcgaaatggaatggtaaatgttgtggttttgattaaaagaacttaagtatgattaaagttaagtttatgcataagtatgaatgattaaattgaattggttggggttgttatgatgtgataaggatggatgtttgttgtatgatggatttgaggttggatttgaggttgatttggaatgggtttgaatggtttaaaatattggaaatcgcgtaaacatagccgtcgtaacgtccgattttctttggactgtttttgtgcatagcattaggacctgagaaccccctcctagattatgaccactgccatgtttagatagctcatgttacgagcttcgttttgatatgtagttcgttcgattccgatgcacggtttaggagaaacgaccgtttcaagtaacggtgtttcgcgaacgaaacttttcccctcgccttactttgaaacataggttaaagaccaaaaaaggttaattaatgtatgaaacatttatggtaagtgtgttaggcagttggtaagacactcgcgaaggaatcgctttaaaactcgtaaaggttaaattattaaaaatggtggagccgagggtacccgagtgacttaagcgaatcagtaagcgcaaaacaagcgttagagtctaagttagttaaagtatagatttacaagtgactttggtttaattccaacttacttgttgtttataggttaccagactcgtcccgagccattcgtaacccccagtcgctgtaataaccccaatttttggaaaatttttgaaactcttatgaatagtgtttttgcggaatgagaaaacttttcatgccacactatgtaggggttctgttattgatcttctgggatattattagtactctatgtggtatataagtgtatgtaaagatcgtcagaatccaattccgaacactttgatatttcccggaaatccactagatacggaaagaatcgagtataaggtaacaggataaaaagga
It encodes:
- the LOC141704156 gene encoding uncharacterized protein LOC141704156 — encoded protein: MNFLSYKIGNGESISIWFDPWWHHSCLASSVSSPIITQSGLHHRDTLDVLIRNGAWSLPTANSRSHHLDPLLLSWLENFEYPSLHSGPDLLLWNDIDIKRIKTWHIWDSIRFRAERVPWYQGVWHKLRVNRYAHHQWIACHGRLHTLARLHRFGLVETQQCFLCICGRETETHILLQCSYSNWVLRSLMSSFHIIIQGESWNNFIRYLIELQDTTKSILALCVAQIFCYHIWRERNARAHGMGIFGPKKLLQGIKKDFVARLVSSTWFSKIIDSRPDLVHCTRL